The Nocardioides ginsengisegetis region CATCCGTGGGGTGCCGATGATGCCGTAGTCACGCAGACGGTGCTGTAGATCCCACTCGAGCCGCGTGAAGTCTGATGCGGATCGGCGCCCACGCATCGCGGCTCCCGCCCGAAACAGGACCAACGGCTCGGCGAGGTTCATCATCCGCGCCCCCCGTCGAAGCATCCGTGCGAACAGGTCGTAGTCCTGCATGTAACGCAGGTCCGGGTAGCCGCCTGCCGCGAGGGCGTCCTCTCGTCGGAAGATGGAGCTCGGATGATTGATCGGATTGTTGACACGCATCCGACGCGCGATCTGAGCATGCGAGAGCGGGGCCGGACGCAGGGCGATGGGGTGGTGGGGGTCGTCAACGAACTCCAACATCGCGGTTCCGCACACGTCCGACCCGGTGGATTCCAACGCGCGAACCTGTTGCTCGAAGCGATGCGGAAGGGACACGTCGTCCGAGTCGACCTTGGCGACCCACGTGCCGGAGGCGGCAAGGAGTCCTGCCTGGTTCGCCACTCCGGCGCCACGGTTCACTGGTAGCGCGATGCGAACAAGTGGCAGCCGGTCCGCTCGGACGTCCAGGGCCACACGGTGAGCCCTCGATACCGGCCCGTCTTCCACCACAACGACCTCGTCAGCTGGCATGGACTGGGCGATCAGGCTGTCCAGCGCAGCCTCCCAGTGCTCAACGGCGACGCCTGCATGAACGGGAATGAGCGCCGAGATGGCGACCGCCTCAGCCACGCGCGACGCCTCGCATGAGGCCGGCGAACCCAACCCAGGCAATCGCCATGAGCGCTCCAACGACAACGACGGGAGGATGCACCCAGTGTGAATCGCCACTCGAGACGCCGCTGGCGAGTTCCTTGCGCAGAACGCCCACGACGCTGATCACCTGTGCGGCGCCCAACAGCACCACACCGAGTAGGGCCAACCTGTGTTCGTCACTTGCCCGGGCCGCGCGGTGGTCCATCGTGAGGCCGGCGAGGAGCAGGATCCCCATCACAAAGGGAAGCTCGTAGCGGCCTTGCCAGATCGCTCCACGCGTGCTCAATGTTGCAAGCGTCAGGACCACCGGCAAGACCATGGCGACCACCACCGCCGCAAGGACCGGCCAGCGTCTGCGCCCGCGCCCCTTCACAAACGTTGCAAGCAACATTCCTATTACTACGACGAGCACCATC contains the following coding sequences:
- a CDS encoding glycosyltransferase gives rise to the protein MAEAVAISALIPVHAGVAVEHWEAALDSLIAQSMPADEVVVVEDGPVSRAHRVALDVRADRLPLVRIALPVNRGAGVANQAGLLAASGTWVAKVDSDDVSLPHRFEQQVRALESTGSDVCGTAMLEFVDDPHHPIALRPAPLSHAQIARRMRVNNPINHPSSIFRREDALAAGGYPDLRYMQDYDLFARMLRRGARMMNLAEPLVLFRAGAAMRGRRSASDFTRLEWDLQHRLRDYGIIGTPRMVANLCLRLAFRRLPEPVMREAYARLLSKPVRSGNHRGDMT